Proteins encoded by one window of Chryseobacterium aquaeductus:
- a CDS encoding choice-of-anchor L domain-containing protein codes for MFNKSAGSLFLALFLVLIGNLTFSQTRGKSKNTSAKASTQSMKAGAFIDVNTPAYPESSFSISQLVTDVLIAGGSTCSTANVSNVVVSPNLAVNNQNRTWGFFNRGTTNFPFSKGILLTTGHARKAGNTLQSNVLSDDVPVQGDADLATALNINPASNLKDATFLEFDFIPTSTEVKFRYLFASEEYENNYPCFIGDGFALLLKKVGDPGYTNLAVLPNGNPVSVTNIHPANEFDGSPLVCGSANPTYFGGYNTTSIETNFSGRTVPLTAQATVIPGQLYHIKMVLADFQDSAFDSGVFLEAGSFDIGVQILGPTGVQLPASINVCDNAPQTFTASVQIPNATYQWFLGTTAIPGATTASYTATQPGVYSVEVLIPGNSCPGKATVTIVGGTSPTVQNATLTSCYAAGNAIFNLPSAQASISTTPGATFSFYVNQADANAGNTNTIASPATYSSAGNQTIYVLVKSGFCSKVAQLQLVKAAEITATIATPTALTCTNSQITLNATASVYPAGSTFAWTTTGGNIVSGGTTLNPVVNLAGTYTLTISNTFAGNVTCTGVGNVTLIGDSAPPTTGLTASKLSICSGETLTLTASGGSTYNWSGGLTGNGPTQTVSPTTTTTYTVTAVGANGCVSTTPGTVTIEVSQPFTAQNASLLKCYQQGNITYDLTSAQSQISTAPGITFTYYVNQADANAGNTSNITTPATFQSAGNQTIYVLVSNGGCKYVVTLQLLTTAVTQLTIAAPQTITCTTAQVTLNASASVIPVGSTITWTTVGGNIVSGANSLNPVVNAAGTYTLTVTNTTQPANLTCTFTSTVTVVQDKVLPIANLTSTFQQICPGESVTLTASGGATYNWGNGLTGNGPTQVVSPATTTIYTVFAVGANGCVSTNPASITIVVGPPTAIVAASKSKICAGESVTLTASGGFTYNWVGLTGTGNTQVVSPTVTTTYSVFALGGNGCVSNTPATITIEVVPAIVSTLQDVFACAGDNGILDAGAGPNYTYVWSTGATTQTISTNIPGSYSVTISNGTCSNVFTAQLINPDLPQFTNVVFENNVMTISATNPSGGVLEYSIDGGVTWQTSNIFYNVLDNTNYTLMVKIKDAKCGNMLQFFTFVMSNAITPNSDGLNDYIDFSGVSNYKNFAASIFDRYGAELFKADKSNVRWNGSLKGINLPTATYWYRIQWENPASKKLELKSGWILLKNRN; via the coding sequence ATGTTTAATAAAAGTGCAGGAAGTTTATTTTTGGCTTTGTTCTTAGTTTTGATTGGAAATCTTACGTTTTCTCAGACTAGGGGAAAAAGTAAAAATACCTCCGCCAAGGCTTCAACTCAATCAATGAAAGCAGGCGCCTTCATTGATGTAAATACACCAGCCTATCCCGAATCTTCATTCAGTATCAGTCAGTTGGTAACAGATGTTTTGATTGCGGGTGGGTCTACTTGTTCTACAGCAAATGTGAGCAACGTAGTGGTATCACCAAATCTTGCAGTTAATAATCAAAATAGAACCTGGGGTTTTTTCAATAGAGGAACTACCAACTTTCCTTTTTCTAAAGGAATTTTATTAACCACCGGACATGCGAGAAAAGCAGGTAATACTCTTCAGTCAAATGTCTTGAGTGATGATGTGCCTGTGCAGGGAGATGCAGATTTAGCCACAGCTTTGAATATCAATCCGGCTAGTAATTTAAAAGACGCAACATTCCTTGAGTTTGATTTTATTCCGACTTCCACAGAAGTAAAATTCAGATATCTTTTTGCTTCTGAAGAATATGAAAATAATTATCCTTGTTTTATAGGTGATGGTTTTGCCCTGCTATTGAAAAAGGTTGGAGATCCTGGTTATACCAATTTGGCGGTGTTACCAAATGGTAATCCTGTAAGTGTCACAAATATTCACCCCGCCAATGAATTTGACGGTTCTCCTCTTGTTTGTGGTTCTGCTAATCCTACCTATTTTGGTGGTTACAATACGACTTCTATAGAAACCAATTTTAGCGGACGTACAGTTCCGTTGACGGCTCAGGCAACTGTAATTCCGGGTCAGCTTTATCATATCAAAATGGTTTTGGCTGATTTTCAGGATTCAGCTTTCGATTCAGGAGTATTTTTGGAAGCTGGCTCTTTCGATATTGGAGTACAGATTTTAGGACCTACAGGAGTGCAGTTACCAGCATCTATAAATGTTTGTGATAATGCGCCACAGACCTTTACTGCTTCAGTTCAGATTCCAAATGCTACTTACCAATGGTTTTTAGGAACTACAGCCATTCCTGGAGCAACCACTGCTTCTTACACAGCAACACAGCCGGGAGTTTATTCTGTTGAAGTATTGATTCCGGGAAATTCTTGTCCGGGTAAAGCAACAGTTACCATAGTAGGAGGAACTTCACCAACAGTGCAAAATGCTACGTTAACCAGCTGCTATGCTGCAGGTAACGCAATATTTAATTTACCATCTGCTCAGGCTTCAATTAGTACAACTCCAGGTGCTACATTTTCTTTTTATGTTAATCAGGCAGATGCAAATGCAGGTAATACAAATACAATTGCTTCACCTGCTACATATTCAAGTGCAGGAAATCAAACAATATACGTGTTGGTAAAAAGCGGTTTCTGTTCCAAAGTTGCACAATTGCAATTGGTGAAGGCAGCTGAAATTACTGCTACTATTGCAACACCAACGGCGCTGACGTGTACCAACAGCCAAATTACTTTAAATGCTACTGCTTCTGTTTATCCGGCAGGTTCTACATTTGCCTGGACAACCACTGGAGGTAATATAGTTTCAGGTGGTACAACATTAAACCCTGTCGTAAATTTGGCAGGAACTTATACCTTAACGATTTCAAATACTTTTGCAGGAAATGTTACCTGTACAGGTGTAGGTAATGTGACTCTAATTGGTGACAGTGCGCCACCAACAACAGGTCTTACTGCAAGTAAATTATCAATATGTTCGGGTGAAACGCTTACCTTAACGGCGTCCGGAGGTTCCACATATAATTGGTCGGGAGGTCTTACAGGAAACGGACCAACTCAAACGGTATCACCAACCACAACTACAACCTATACAGTTACCGCTGTCGGAGCGAATGGATGTGTATCTACAACTCCAGGTACTGTTACCATTGAAGTTTCGCAACCTTTTACAGCTCAGAATGCGAGTCTATTAAAATGTTATCAACAAGGAAATATTACTTATGATTTAACATCGGCTCAAAGCCAAATCAGTACTGCACCGGGGATTACTTTTACATACTATGTTAACCAAGCAGATGCTAATGCTGGTAATACCAGTAATATAACAACTCCAGCAACTTTCCAGAGTGCAGGAAATCAGACAATTTATGTATTAGTTAGCAATGGTGGTTGTAAATATGTTGTAACACTTCAATTACTAACTACTGCAGTGACACAATTGACCATAGCTGCACCTCAAACGATCACTTGTACAACAGCACAGGTTACCTTAAATGCTTCAGCATCGGTAATTCCGGTGGGATCTACAATCACTTGGACAACCGTTGGAGGAAATATAGTTTCTGGTGCTAACAGCTTAAATCCTGTAGTTAATGCTGCGGGAACTTATACCTTAACTGTAACTAATACTACGCAACCAGCAAATTTAACCTGTACTTTTACTTCGACGGTCACAGTTGTACAGGATAAAGTTTTACCAATAGCAAATCTGACATCGACTTTCCAGCAGATTTGTCCGGGAGAATCTGTTACCTTGACGGCTTCTGGTGGAGCAACTTATAACTGGGGCAATGGTCTTACAGGAAATGGACCAACACAAGTAGTTTCTCCAGCTACTACAACAATTTATACTGTTTTTGCAGTAGGAGCTAACGGTTGTGTTTCTACAAATCCTGCCTCAATTACTATTGTTGTTGGTCCACCAACTGCAATAGTAGCAGCTTCTAAAAGTAAAATATGTGCAGGAGAATCTGTAACTTTAACAGCAAGTGGAGGATTTACTTACAATTGGGTTGGTCTTACAGGAACAGGTAACACGCAAGTTGTTTCACCAACTGTAACCACCACTTATTCGGTATTTGCGTTAGGTGGTAATGGATGTGTTTCTAATACTCCTGCTACGATAACCATAGAAGTTGTTCCTGCAATCGTTTCGACACTACAAGACGTCTTCGCTTGTGCAGGAGATAACGGAATCTTAGATGCCGGTGCAGGACCAAACTATACGTACGTTTGGAGTACAGGTGCTACTACACAAACGATCTCGACAAATATTCCGGGTTCTTATTCTGTAACGATAAGCAACGGAACATGTTCTAATGTTTTCACAGCGCAATTAATTAATCCAGATCTTCCTCAATTTACCAATGTGGTTTTTGAGAACAATGTAATGACAATTTCTGCAACCAATCCTTCAGGTGGAGTTTTAGAATATTCTATTGACGGTGGTGTTACCTGGCAAACTTCTAATATTTTTTATAATGTTTTAGATAATACCAACTATACATTGATGGTTAAAATTAAAGATGCGAAATGTGGAAATATGCTTCAATTTTTCACATTTGTAATGAGCAATGCCATAACACCGAATAGTGATGGTTTGAATGATTATATAGATTTTTCAGGAGTAAGCAATTACAAGAATTTTGCAGCATCTATATTTGATAGATACGGAGCAGAATTATTTAAAGCTGATAAATCGAATGTACGATGGAATGGTTCTCTGAAAGGTATTAATCTCCCTACAGCTACTTATTGGTACAGAATACAGTGGGAAAATCCTGCAAGT
- a CDS encoding choice-of-anchor L domain-containing protein — MLNYRIKNYFKISFVLLFFFSISSYAQEGRRPNAKKNIPMNAKAGDYIDVNVAPYPETNFTPTQLVTDVLVGSSAGCGTPNISNVSISPNQPVTDNNRFWGYFNKSTSSFPFNEGIVLTTGFAREAGNSAITNVLGGSTGTGSDADLVAAIGTTQTLFDAVVLEFDFVPSSSLMKFNYIFASEEYTGGFPCLNYDDAFALLLKPNTAGSTYTNLAVLPGGAGPVSATNIVPQNPLFSCGPINGQYFGSLPPNQINYFGRTIPLTAEATVIPGQSYHIKMVLADARDGGYDSAVFLEAGSFDIGISIVDGAGNPVPEILNICDNTPQVLQAQVATSPGMTFQWFKDGVAIPGATNIQYTATTPGVYTVKVTVPGGNCPGEAKVTIIGGTTPVAQNATLKLCTTPSVATFDLNLAKPSISTTPGAIFKFYLTQADAVAQNNTFITTPEIYNGSDGQVLYVLVSNGAFCSKIVTLTLQKEATPIAVLTSSKLKICAGESATLTASGGVTYQWEGFSGTGAVRTVSPTQTTTYTVFAIGAQGCKSLQPVSIVVEVVPAITSNLSGGFICVGDRITLDAGSGPNYTYSWSNGETTQAISVGLPGTYTVTISNGVCIKIFSTQVLLAVIPEVINVDYSESGTMVITASNPSNGQLEYSIDNGVTWQSSNVFSGVPKNIIVPIRVRVKNTSCVGSLEYFTFIMKNVITPNGDNVNDMIDFRGISDLKDFQAVVSDRYGRAVFKAEKIRPFWDGYFQGKKLPTASYWYQVTFEDPASKKLTVKTGWILLKNFE; from the coding sequence ATGTTAAATTATCGAATAAAAAATTACTTTAAGATTAGTTTTGTTCTGCTATTTTTTTTCAGCATATCTTCTTACGCACAAGAAGGAAGGAGACCCAATGCAAAGAAAAACATTCCGATGAATGCTAAAGCCGGGGATTATATTGATGTTAATGTTGCTCCTTACCCGGAAACTAATTTCACTCCTACGCAGCTTGTTACCGATGTACTTGTCGGAAGTTCTGCAGGATGCGGAACACCCAATATTTCAAATGTTTCTATAAGCCCTAATCAGCCAGTTACCGATAATAATCGTTTTTGGGGTTATTTTAATAAATCAACATCTTCTTTTCCCTTTAATGAAGGCATTGTCTTAACGACAGGCTTTGCAAGAGAAGCAGGAAACTCAGCAATCACAAATGTTCTTGGTGGAAGCACTGGGACGGGTTCTGATGCAGATTTGGTTGCAGCAATAGGTACTACTCAAACGCTTTTTGATGCAGTAGTTTTAGAATTTGATTTTGTTCCATCCAGTTCATTGATGAAGTTTAATTATATTTTTGCTTCAGAAGAATATACTGGCGGTTTTCCATGTTTAAATTATGATGATGCATTTGCATTATTGTTAAAACCCAATACAGCAGGTTCTACATACACAAATTTAGCAGTTTTGCCAGGTGGCGCCGGACCTGTTTCGGCTACTAATATTGTTCCTCAAAATCCACTCTTTTCTTGTGGTCCCATTAATGGACAATATTTTGGTTCTTTACCGCCGAATCAAATTAACTACTTTGGTAGAACAATACCATTAACAGCAGAGGCAACTGTGATTCCGGGTCAGTCATATCATATCAAAATGGTATTAGCTGATGCAAGAGATGGTGGTTACGATTCTGCTGTATTTTTAGAAGCAGGTTCTTTTGATATTGGGATCAGTATTGTTGATGGTGCAGGAAATCCTGTTCCTGAAATTTTAAATATATGTGATAATACTCCGCAGGTTCTACAGGCGCAGGTTGCTACAAGTCCTGGGATGACATTTCAGTGGTTCAAAGATGGGGTAGCAATTCCGGGAGCAACTAATATTCAGTACACTGCAACAACGCCTGGGGTTTACACGGTGAAGGTTACCGTTCCGGGAGGTAACTGTCCTGGGGAAGCAAAGGTTACGATAATTGGTGGTACGACTCCTGTTGCTCAAAATGCAACTTTGAAACTTTGTACAACGCCAAGTGTTGCTACTTTTGATCTTAATTTAGCTAAGCCATCTATCAGCACTACACCTGGCGCAATCTTTAAATTCTATTTGACTCAGGCGGACGCAGTTGCTCAGAATAACACCTTTATCACTACTCCCGAAATATATAACGGTAGTGATGGTCAAGTGTTATATGTACTGGTTTCCAACGGGGCTTTTTGTAGTAAAATAGTTACTTTAACGTTGCAGAAAGAAGCTACACCAATTGCAGTTCTTACTTCATCTAAACTAAAAATATGTGCAGGTGAATCTGCAACTCTTACAGCTTCTGGTGGTGTTACTTATCAGTGGGAAGGTTTCTCTGGCACCGGAGCTGTACGCACAGTTTCACCAACGCAGACTACTACTTATACAGTATTTGCAATCGGTGCACAAGGGTGTAAATCTTTACAACCAGTATCAATAGTTGTAGAAGTAGTACCAGCCATTACATCTAATTTGAGTGGAGGATTTATTTGCGTCGGAGACAGAATCACTCTTGATGCAGGATCGGGTCCTAACTACACATATTCTTGGAGCAATGGTGAGACAACGCAAGCAATATCTGTAGGTTTACCAGGAACATATACAGTGACGATCAGTAATGGAGTATGTATTAAAATTTTCAGTACTCAGGTTCTTTTGGCAGTTATTCCGGAAGTTATCAACGTTGACTACAGCGAAAGTGGAACGATGGTTATCACTGCAAGTAATCCTAGCAACGGTCAATTAGAATATTCTATTGATAACGGTGTTACTTGGCAATCATCTAATGTATTTTCAGGAGTTCCTAAGAATATTATTGTACCGATACGAGTAAGAGTAAAAAATACAAGTTGTGTTGGTTCGCTAGAATATTTTACATTCATTATGAAGAATGTAATTACTCCAAATGGCGATAATGTAAATGATATGATTGATTTCAGAGGAATCAGTGATCTGAAAGATTTCCAGGCCGTTGTTTCAGACCGTTACGGCAGAGCAGTGTTTAAGGCAGAAAAAATCAGACCTTTCTGGGATGGTTATTTCCAAGGAAAAAAATTACCTACCGCTTCATATTGGTATCAGGTAACCTTTGAGGATCCTGCAAGTAAAAAACTGACGGTGAAAACAGGTTGGATTTTACTAAAGAACTTTGAATAA
- a CDS encoding DUF1003 domain-containing protein produces MKTSHEKIELLEKIANGITWWIGSIPSLIVHSLFFITSFLLPALNIVEFDKMLLILTTVVSLEAIYLAIFIQMSVNKSHEKIEDIQEDIEEISEDIEDIQEDLEEISEDIEEITEDIEDIQEDIEEINEDEDEEEHSEKAKNVILKSNVNSNKNEIKLLKDKIQELQEMIDQMKRD; encoded by the coding sequence ATGAAAACATCCCACGAGAAAATAGAACTTTTAGAAAAAATAGCTAATGGAATTACCTGGTGGATTGGTTCTATACCGTCACTTATAGTTCATAGTCTGTTTTTCATTACCTCATTTTTGCTTCCTGCACTCAATATTGTAGAATTTGATAAAATGTTGTTGATTTTAACGACCGTTGTTTCTCTGGAAGCTATCTACCTGGCGATTTTCATTCAAATGTCAGTAAATAAAAGTCATGAGAAGATTGAAGATATTCAGGAAGATATCGAGGAGATTAGTGAGGATATTGAAGATATTCAGGAAGATCTTGAAGAAATCAGCGAAGATATTGAAGAAATCACGGAAGATATTGAAGATATTCAGGAAGACATTGAAGAGATTAACGAAGATGAGGATGAAGAAGAGCACAGCGAAAAGGCTAAAAACGTTATCTTAAAAAGCAATGTGAACTCAAATAAGAATGAGATTAAATTACTGAAAGATAAAATACAGGAACTTCAAGAGATGATTGATCAGATGAAGAGAGATTAA
- a CDS encoding TIGR02757 family protein yields MLNFEELKDFLNEKADLYNNSEFIQDDPIQIPHRFSLKQDVEIAGFLAATISWGNRKAIIKSADKMLDIMGNSPYDFVMNFSENDLKFIEGKSIHRTFNGEDFAYFIRQFGRIYKEKESLEDLFKIKDSETNFYHAIERFRFDFLMTEKHRSHKHVSSPYKNSSSKRMIMFLRWMVRNDNRGVDFGIWNSIDPKYLSIPLDVHTGNISRKLGLISRTQNDWKTVLELDEIIRKFDEKDPAKYDFALFGLGVTKELL; encoded by the coding sequence ATGTTGAATTTTGAAGAATTAAAAGATTTCCTCAACGAAAAGGCTGATTTATACAATAATTCTGAATTTATTCAAGATGATCCTATACAGATTCCGCATCGTTTTTCTTTGAAGCAAGATGTGGAAATTGCCGGTTTTTTGGCGGCTACAATTTCTTGGGGAAACAGAAAGGCAATCATCAAGTCGGCAGATAAAATGCTCGACATTATGGGAAATTCACCTTATGATTTTGTGATGAATTTTTCTGAAAACGATTTGAAATTTATAGAAGGAAAAAGTATTCACAGAACATTTAACGGAGAAGATTTTGCTTACTTTATCAGACAATTTGGTAGGATTTACAAAGAAAAAGAAAGTCTGGAAGATTTATTTAAGATTAAAGATTCTGAAACTAATTTTTATCATGCAATAGAAAGATTCAGGTTTGATTTTTTGATGACCGAAAAGCACCGAAGCCACAAACACGTCAGTTCACCTTACAAAAATTCATCTTCGAAAAGAATGATCATGTTCCTGCGCTGGATGGTGAGAAATGACAATCGTGGCGTAGATTTTGGAATCTGGAATTCGATTGATCCTAAATATTTATCAATACCTTTGGATGTTCATACAGGGAATATTTCGAGAAAACTGGGATTGATTTCACGAACTCAGAATGATTGGAAAACCGTTTTGGAACTAGACGAAATCATCAGAAAATTTGACGAAAAAGATCCCGCAAAATATGACTTTGCATTGTTCGGACTAGGCGTTACGAAAGAATTGCTTTAA
- a CDS encoding ribonuclease Z has product MSTYLTILGFNSAIPTVNTSPTSQLLEMEERCFLIDCGEGTQVQLRKAKARFSKINHIFISHLHGDHCFGLPGLIASFRLLGRDVPLHVYGPKGIKKMLETIFTITETHRGFEVVYHELNNSESEKIYEDNRVEVYTIPLDHRIYCNGYLFKEKQKDRHLNMQEISKYKEIETCDYHHLKAGKDFELSDGYVLKNEILTTDPALPVSYAFCSDTRYLESVIPIIKNVTVLYHESTFLHDLKEMADYTGHTTALEAARIARQAEVGKLILGHFSNRYGDLTVFTDEARTVFPNTFLPKALEVVKI; this is encoded by the coding sequence TTGAGTACTTATTTAACTATTTTAGGCTTTAATTCAGCAATTCCCACAGTCAATACATCACCAACTTCTCAACTTCTTGAGATGGAAGAAAGGTGTTTTTTGATAGATTGTGGCGAAGGAACACAGGTACAGCTGAGAAAAGCAAAAGCGAGATTTTCAAAAATCAATCATATATTTATTTCACATCTTCATGGTGATCATTGTTTTGGTTTGCCAGGTTTGATCGCGTCTTTTCGTTTGCTGGGAAGAGATGTGCCATTACATGTTTATGGTCCGAAAGGCATAAAAAAGATGTTGGAAACGATTTTTACTATTACAGAAACCCATCGGGGTTTTGAGGTTGTTTATCACGAACTGAATAATAGTGAGTCTGAAAAAATCTATGAAGATAATAGAGTAGAAGTATACACTATACCTTTAGATCACAGAATTTATTGCAACGGATATCTTTTCAAAGAAAAGCAGAAAGACAGGCATCTTAATATGCAGGAAATCAGCAAATATAAAGAGATTGAAACCTGCGATTACCATCATTTAAAAGCTGGAAAAGATTTTGAACTGAGTGATGGTTATGTTCTTAAAAATGAAATTTTAACTACAGATCCCGCACTTCCGGTTTCTTATGCATTTTGCAGTGATACCAGATATTTGGAGTCGGTGATTCCTATCATCAAAAATGTAACAGTTCTTTATCATGAATCGACTTTTTTACATGATTTGAAGGAAATGGCAGATTATACGGGTCACACAACAGCATTGGAGGCAGCGAGAATTGCAAGACAAGCTGAAGTAGGGAAGTTGATCTTAGGTCATTTTTCTAATCGGTATGGTGACTTGACGGTGTTTACAGATGAAGCCCGAACCGTTTTTCCAAATACGTTTTTACCCAAAGCTTTAGAAGTTGTGAAAATTTAA
- the rdgB gene encoding RdgB/HAM1 family non-canonical purine NTP pyrophosphatase → MKMELLVATQNVHKKEEIQQILGDQFTVKSLTDYDIHEEIIEDGDSFNANALIKAKYCFEKTGIPSLGDDSGLVVESLDGRPGIFSARYAGDHDFAKNINKVLSEMDSIENRKAYFITVLCYYDENGAQYFDGRAHGNLLTENKGHKGFGYDPIFVPEGYEMTFAEMNPEDKNQISHRKQALDLFLDFLKVKG, encoded by the coding sequence TTGAAAATGGAATTATTAGTTGCTACCCAAAACGTACATAAAAAAGAAGAGATCCAGCAGATTTTAGGCGATCAATTTACCGTCAAAAGTCTTACAGATTACGATATACACGAAGAAATCATAGAAGACGGCGATTCTTTCAATGCCAATGCTTTAATCAAAGCCAAATATTGTTTTGAAAAGACAGGAATTCCTAGTTTAGGAGATGACAGTGGTTTGGTAGTTGAATCTTTAGATGGAAGACCTGGAATCTTCTCTGCACGATATGCAGGAGATCATGATTTTGCTAAAAATATCAACAAAGTTTTAAGTGAAATGGATTCTATTGAGAATAGGAAAGCATATTTCATTACAGTATTATGTTATTACGATGAAAATGGTGCTCAATATTTTGATGGCAGAGCTCACGGAAATTTACTTACAGAAAATAAAGGTCATAAAGGTTTTGGTTACGATCCAATCTTCGTTCCTGAAGGATACGAAATGACTTTTGCCGAAATGAATCCCGAAGATAAAAACCAGATCAGCCATAGAAAACAGGCTTTAGATTTGTTTCTTGATTTTTTAAAAGTGAAAGGATAA
- a CDS encoding CPBP family intramembrane glutamic endopeptidase, producing the protein MENNEYPKFTFTWLGGLILFAGFVVGSIAIAFFNVFWMLIFKENLQYKDWFLMVSNAAVFLLSIAFFDFFIVRPTTKKKLNFNFSPTNFYTYLLVFPMMLGMMFIGEFVTSQIPITGPFFGKYYDFFTDLMSQLTNNPVVMIITAVIMAPIFEEIIFRGIIQKGMINNGMQPWKAIIFASVIFGLVHGNPWQFVGAVLLGCILGLVYHKIKSLLLPMLLHGFNNLCSSVLILYTKNESFSEALKVPGWMILGAGIVLFSLFYYLFMKKYKVHYSEI; encoded by the coding sequence ATGGAAAACAACGAATACCCAAAATTTACTTTTACATGGCTGGGTGGTCTGATTTTATTTGCCGGTTTTGTGGTGGGATCGATTGCGATTGCGTTTTTTAATGTTTTTTGGATGTTGATTTTTAAAGAAAATTTGCAATACAAAGACTGGTTTTTGATGGTTTCAAATGCCGCAGTTTTTTTATTGTCGATCGCCTTCTTTGATTTTTTTATCGTAAGACCAACCACAAAAAAGAAATTGAATTTTAATTTTTCTCCTACCAATTTTTACACATATCTTCTGGTATTCCCGATGATGCTTGGCATGATGTTTATCGGTGAATTTGTGACTTCTCAGATTCCGATTACAGGACCTTTTTTCGGAAAATACTATGATTTTTTTACAGATTTGATGAGTCAGTTGACCAATAATCCTGTGGTGATGATCATTACAGCTGTGATTATGGCGCCGATTTTTGAGGAAATTATTTTTAGAGGAATTATTCAGAAAGGAATGATCAATAACGGAATGCAGCCTTGGAAAGCGATTATTTTTGCTTCTGTCATTTTCGGTTTGGTACATGGAAATCCTTGGCAATTTGTAGGTGCAGTTTTGCTTGGATGCATTTTAGGATTGGTTTACCACAAAATAAAATCTTTGTTGTTACCAATGTTGTTACATGGTTTCAACAATCTTTGTTCATCAGTTTTAATACTTTATACAAAAAATGAAAGTTTTTCGGAAGCTCTAAAAGTTCCTGGATGGATGATATTAGGGGCAGGAATTGTACTTTTTTCTTTGTTTTATTATTTATTTATGAAAAAATACAAAGTGCATTATTCTGAGATTTAG